One window from the genome of Cryptomeria japonica chromosome 6, Sugi_1.0, whole genome shotgun sequence encodes:
- the LOC131876711 gene encoding cytochrome P450 76T24-like, whose product MVFYTTLNLFGNLIFGANMCDPHDPASAELKNTIWKIMKLVAMPNMADYFPFLRFLDPQGVSCAMTRHLRLLYNFSDAFIQKRLASTSQSVKPDDSEKDFPGVLLDSRSGDFTSLSGIRALVAVSSTEKSFIFYKSLVFLQISNCALWFQELFAAGTETTTTLTIEWAIAEFIRNPQKLNRVRQELNEVVGCNRRLEESVVDRQPYLHAAVKETLRLHPAVPVIVPHEAESSCEIGGFTIPKHSQVVLNVWAIGRDPSVWKNPSEFMPERFLEGENSKIEYSGQNFELIPFGAGRRMCPAIPLASRTIHIVVAS is encoded by the coding sequence ATGGTGTTCTACACGACTCTGAATTTGTTTGGCAACTTGATATTCGGGGCAAACATGTGCGATCCGCATGATCCAGCTTCCGCGGAGCTCAAAAATACAATCTGGAAAATAATGAAGCTCGTCGCAATGCCCAACATGGCGGACTATTTTCCGTTTCTCCGGTTCCTCGACCCCCAGGGCGTGTCCTGTGCGATGACCAGACATTTAAGGTTATTGTATAACTTTTCTGATGCGTTCATACAGAAAAGGCTCGCCAGCACCAGCCAAAGCGTTAAGCCTGACGACTCCGAGAAGGATTTTCCGGGTGTTCTATTGGATTCCAGAAGTGGGGATTTTACGTCCCTCTCTGGCATTCGAGCCTTGGTAGCTGTGAGTAGTACTGAAAAGTCTTTTATTTTCTATAAATCTCTGGTATTTCTCCAGATCTCTAATTGTGCTCTCTGGTTTCAGGAGTTGTTTGCTGCGGGTACTGAAACGACCACTACATTAACAATAGAATGGGCCATCGCCGAATTCATTCGCAATCCACAGAAATTAAACCGAGTCCGTCAGGAATTGAATGAAGTTGTTGGTTGCAATAGAAGACTAGAAGAATCTGTCGTAGACCGTCAGCCTTATCTCCATGCAGCCGTGAAGGAAACATTGCGATTGCATCCGGCAGTTCCAGTGATTGTCCCACACGAAGCTGAAAGCTCCTGCGAGATCGGGGGATTTACGATACCCAAACATAGCCAGGTAGTCCTGAACGTGTGGGCCATTGGGAGGGATCCTTCGGTTTGGAAGAATCCCTCGGAATTTATGCCGGAGAGATTTTTGGAGGGAGAGAATAGCAAGATAGAATACAGTGGACAAAACTTTGAGCTAATTCCATTCGGAGCAGGAAGAAGAATGTGTCCGGCGATCCCATTGGCAAGTCGTACGATTCATATTGTTGTGGCTTCCTAA